A genomic segment from Nicotiana tabacum cultivar K326 chromosome 9, ASM71507v2, whole genome shotgun sequence encodes:
- the LOC107775600 gene encoding uncharacterized protein LOC107775600 isoform X4: MQSQFINNGRHLICPVQEKRALINARCATEGQTQTLTRENSTITVAPGKVKSPDLDDGGAGFIPRDDGGGMGGCGGGGWGGGGGGGGHWAGGGGGVHWAGGFFLFVFLVILGFLKDKEEEGPYGDQRRRRPAY; encoded by the exons ATGCAGTCTCAATTTATTAACAATGGAAGACACTTGATATGTCCTGTTCAAGAAAAGCGTGCTTTAATA AATGCCAGATGTGCAACTGAAGGCCAGACGCAGACTCTTACAAGGGAAAATTCAACCATTACAGTTGCACCAG GGAAGGTAAAATCTCCTGATCTAGACGATGGTGGGGCTGGATTTATCCCTCGTGATGATGGCGGCGGCATGGGTGGGTGTGGAGGTGGGggttggggtgggggtgggggtggcgGAGGCCATTGGGCAGGTGGGGGTGGCGGAGTCCATTGGGCAGGTGGGTTCTTCCTTTTCGTCTTTCTTGTCATCCTAGGCTTCTTGAAGGATAAGGAGGAGGAAGGACCCTACGGggaccaaagaagaagaagaccaGCGTATTGA
- the LOC107775600 gene encoding uncharacterized protein LOC107775600 isoform X2, with amino-acid sequence MFLMLLLLRLLLLAFSFWFSIYLFNLSILHLMQNARCATEGQTQTLTRENSTITVAPGKVKSPDLDDGGAGFIPRDDGGGMGGCGGGGWGGGGGGGGHWAGGGGGVHWAGGFFLFVFLVILGFLKDKEEEGPYGDQRRRRPAY; translated from the exons ATGTTCTTGATGCTGCTGCTGCTGCGATTACTACTGCTTGCATTCAGTTTTTGGTTTTCCATTTACCTGTTCAACCTTTCAATTTTGCATTTAATGCAGAATGCCAGATGTGCAACTGAAGGCCAGACGCAGACTCTTACAAGGGAAAATTCAACCATTACAGTTGCACCAG GGAAGGTAAAATCTCCTGATCTAGACGATGGTGGGGCTGGATTTATCCCTCGTGATGATGGCGGCGGCATGGGTGGGTGTGGAGGTGGGggttggggtgggggtgggggtggcgGAGGCCATTGGGCAGGTGGGGGTGGCGGAGTCCATTGGGCAGGTGGGTTCTTCCTTTTCGTCTTTCTTGTCATCCTAGGCTTCTTGAAGGATAAGGAGGAGGAAGGACCCTACGGggaccaaagaagaagaagaccaGCGTATTGA
- the LOC107775600 gene encoding uncharacterized protein LOC107775600 isoform X3, protein MQSQFINNGRHLICPVQEKRALIVCAAALNARCATEGQTQTLTRENSTITVAPGKVKSPDLDDGGAGFIPRDDGGGMGGCGGGGWGGGGGGGGHWAGGGGGVHWAGGFFLFVFLVILGFLKDKEEEGPYGDQRRRRPAY, encoded by the exons ATGCAGTCTCAATTTATTAACAATGGAAGACACTTGATATGTCCTGTTCAAGAAAAGCGTGCTTTAATAGTATGTGCTGCTGCTCTG AATGCCAGATGTGCAACTGAAGGCCAGACGCAGACTCTTACAAGGGAAAATTCAACCATTACAGTTGCACCAG GGAAGGTAAAATCTCCTGATCTAGACGATGGTGGGGCTGGATTTATCCCTCGTGATGATGGCGGCGGCATGGGTGGGTGTGGAGGTGGGggttggggtgggggtgggggtggcgGAGGCCATTGGGCAGGTGGGGGTGGCGGAGTCCATTGGGCAGGTGGGTTCTTCCTTTTCGTCTTTCTTGTCATCCTAGGCTTCTTGAAGGATAAGGAGGAGGAAGGACCCTACGGggaccaaagaagaagaagaccaGCGTATTGA
- the LOC107775600 gene encoding heavy metal-associated isoprenylated plant protein 1-like isoform X1 → MHCDCKNCFKRISKCTQDLHGIKSMNIEETEMKFKVTVTGKVEPLKLQQKFQKKLKKSVELISPKPNEEKEISKKTMLEISLGCDKCIKKMQKIVTKTEGFQGIFIDRSKNLVTVDGAMDIECLVTELKEKLKKSVKIVQKEKKEENVEPICWCPNFHGYYGPQYCDCFVLECDLKPICCPKVHGYGPEYCDRFVYREAEYCRIM, encoded by the exons ATGCATTGTGACTGCAAGAATTGTTTCAAAAGAATTTCCAAGTGTACACAAGATTTGCATG GTATAAAGTCAATGAATATAGAGGAAACTGAAATGAAATTCAAAGTCACAGTGACTGGCAAAGTGGAACCATTAAAACTTCAacagaaatttcagaagaaattgaagaaatcggTGGAGCTAATTTCTCCAAAGCCAAATGAAGAGAAAGAGATTTCCAAGAAAACCATGCTGGAAATATCTCTTGGATGTGACAAATGCAttaagaaaatgcaaaaaattgtCACCAAAACCGAAG GGTTTCAAGGAATATTTATAGATAGGTCAAAGAACTTGGTGACAGTGGATGGGGCAATGGACATTGAGTGTCTAGTGACAGAACTGAAAGAGAAGCTGAAAAAATCAGTCAAGATTGTTCAAAaggagaaaaaggaagaaaatgtgGAGCCAATTTGTTGGTGTCCAAATTTTCATGGTTATTACGGGCCACAATATTGTGATTGCTTTGTCCTGGAATGTGATTTGAAACCAATTTGCTGTCCAAAAGTTCATGGTTATGGGCCAGAATATTGTGATCGATTTGTCTATAGAGAAGCTGAATACTGCAGAATTATGTGA